AGGCCGGAACGTGACATCAGAGCTATAATAGTGACCGAAACCGGAAGGATCTTGAGTCGTGAAAACCCTGCTGATCGCGGCGCCTTCGGTATGGGCATACCAATGAGCAAGCTCGCACTCTACACTGCTTTAGCCGGGATTAAACCACACCAGTGTCTGCCAATTACCTTGGATGTTGGCACTGATGatttggtaaataaatttattacctATGATACTTTTTAACCCGTGCTGTCGAAGTTCCTAATTGAATGTAATTCTACAAGAGCATTATGTTTTCTGCTACGATGACGCGATAAACGAACAATATAACATCAATGTCGTTGTTTGGTATTAATATGTCGACAGTTAAAATGCTTAAATAGACCATTGAGATATGTAAGTAATACTAGGTTCAGGTAATAGTGCAGTAGTTCTTGGTTCTGTATAAAATAGGAAACTTTATTTCCAGTCGCTACTAGAAGATCCAACGTATGTCGGTATAAAACAAAGGCGTGTACGTGGAGAAGAATACTTTGACTTTATAGACGAATTCATGGATGCATGCGTTCAAAAATATGGACCTAATACACTTGTGTAAGATGTTTTAAGATCGCTTGTTTactcccaactagcacacaagcggtataacaagctgtacaatggccggttaaaggatttttataacgccttaggctccttagtaagaagtatagtggttctataagcggctacagatcacttgtagcgtcaaataggcccatactgtccagcttatagctcgacattggatctacagtggtcgtaaatagtaattataatagtacgtagtatagtagtaatacaggagcgctaaaatacgatgaaggtggtataattgcgctacaagagctttttcgcagcttcgtggcgcttaccagctgttgtacagaggtggttagcgccacgagcgttcgaaaaagctcttgcagcgcgattataccacctttaccttattttagcgctactgtgtaacggttataaatgctaacgctctatattagtaatatggtcggtttattatggtgtaaactaaatatattgtattaaaatgaatcatcagtgacaaatgaggagacattttatttttacggattggattatgaaaataacaagtagtctatcgcttttatttctttgtgtacgtgatatgaaagtgcgagttccagtttgctgtcaatatatatgtatattatcgtcaatattttcatgcgccctcaaaatattcagttttaaatgcaaaaattatatagatatgtggatttgaaaattgtattttgaacataaataagacttcgagtgttacagatagtttaattagggttataggtaataaaaaatgattttaataatgttaacgttaccaggctatacatttatatgatcttcaaaagatcgtaataacctcaaaaaatatgtttaccaaatgctgtaatggcgtctcgatcaagcacctctcagagttggttacatctgctctagcggcttaagctgtacaaaggctctagtgtttgctgttgtagacctcaaggttctgcagttgtggcataggagtgcttcaatataattgttttggtcgcacaccagcattttactcgtacttttaggggtcagtcgttgaatattaaaatagtttgattttttttttaatttatatatattgttttattttattttattttattttattttattttattttattttattttattttattttattttattttattttattttattttatttattttatttattttatttattttatttattttatttattttatttattttatttattttatttatcttatttattttatttattttatttatattatttattttatttattttatttattttatttattttatttattttatttattttatttattttatttattttatttattttatttattttatttattttatttattttatttattttatttattttatttattttatttattttatttattttatttattttatttattttatttattttatttattttatttattttatttattttatttattttatttattttatttattttatttattttatttattttatttattttattttattttattttatttattctttaaaaacagttgacagactgaaccaccactgcacctatgtaaatatattatgataataattttaagcttttgtataaaggtatattactcggttatagcgctttaggtgcttaacataattctgtaatccccatggctgtaaaaatgtttcgaatgataccttatacatctatttgccgtacagaagccatataaatatctgatataacgctcaaggcgctattaaagacctacgcaactcttttatagatgagtaatacactagccctaaaaaaaactgttatagaacctaaggcattacaaaaagcttatttacgctcttgagcgctataagcgcaacgcataactccgtttaaactcctttatctcctaaagtccccttatacagttaacggtgttatagaagattccattaactcagttatacttccctaggctgtctagcgatgcaattacatgctcatatatcactataagtcattagtttcctactaaacggctactgtcccgcctagctgttaaagggttttttaaatagctagtatacaacttatagagaattgtacagcatttgaacgactcttatgcaactatcaggctgtataacgactgtataagcagcttgtgtgctagttgggctaATACTACGAAAACCTCTGTCGTCCCTTAGAACACTTGATAATCTTATAATGAGAAGGGATTGATTCGAGATCAAGTCGTAGAGGCGGTTTCTTGCACTTACGTTTACGCGCTATCTTTAGACTCTGCAATCGTGCCCTTGACATTTTTTGTCTGGCCTATGTATATTGTAAACTCACTTTATGTTTATGATTATTTCCAGTTTGAAGACTGCGCCGTAAGAATGCATGCTCCATGTTTCATAGGCTTATAATACGGTGATAGAGCTAATTTGACTGACACTTAAGAATAAGGAGACAGTTAAAGGATACTCGGCACTCAGAGTAAGTCAAATTCACTATTTTCAGCTATAATTAAATCCATTTTggtcgaaatattttttatggtttccGCGGTACCTGTAGGCAAACGTGTTGAACCGTTGCCGTCGGCCTGAACGATACTGACCGCAAAACCAGGAGCAATTTACAAGTTCGACGAAGTATTGCAGCTTGTACTGGTCACTGGTCAGGCATACTATCGAGAAACATTATTAGACTCGTAAAAATTGGTTAAACAGAAATTAAAGTTCAAGTTTTTGTTTGTACGCAAAAGTTTAGTTTAGCAACCGCTGTTCAACTTAATATAAACTGAATTTACATACCACAAAGTTTCGAAAGAAAAAATACGCAAGTTTTCGAGATAAAGAAATTTTCGGAATAATGTTAATAAGTTTAGTCTCAAAATGGTCTATTTTTATCCAATACTATTTCTGCTTATTTAAAGCTACGTAAAAGACATCTTATGCATGGGAGATAATATGATGCCGAATTAATTACCAAAAACGGTACAGAATGCACCAAGTTCCGTACTAACTTGAATAGATTACCAAGCAAGTACGTTAAGCGCACTGTACTTGAACAATGTTTAACGCAACATGATTTTGAACTGGACGAGCCCTGGGGCCGTGTTTAGTACAGTAGTATGCATGGCGATATCCACGCCACGTTGGACGTTTCACTGCTTCGAGCTGCAGGCGATATTAGTACCACGATTAAATGCTATAAGAAGAAAATTATAAGTGAGAGTTAGCTTAGCCACTTACGGAAAGAGACTTAATAGATATGAAATATAAGCTTCTATCTGTAAGGTTAGCTTATAACAATCTAGAATTTGTAAAATCTACCATTATTATGCGTGTTTTCTGCAAAGCCTCCACATTAAAATTATTGGTAAAGATTCAAAGAATAAAGTCAGTGAATGCCGTACTTTTGTTCCAGTGTAAAGCTTTTCTTTTTACTGCATCAAACGTTACAAAAACCTTCAATTTCGCTCCACCACAGGTTTCGCTAGAACAATCTATtccgaaaaatatttattccgtgCGAGAATTACGCCGCTACGGAAGTCGGTTTATTCCGCCTCCACGGCATTTGACTCGTTTTATttggatattttgtttttatcgcTACGGAAGCTATCGAAAATTGTTAGCGATTCAGATTTAAGTTGCGCATATATCCGCACGTCAATAACATAAAGAATATTGTACGTCTCGAATAGCGAAGGGTATCATAGAAATGGTGCAAGATAACGATGGAGGATTCTATTTAATAACTTGTTTGTCATAGCTGTAGTACCGTTTATGTTCATGGCCCCCTAGTTTCCCTGTATTTTTAGTGCCCATGCCGTTATACTTAAAGGTTATCAATGGTCTATCTTCCGATTTATGAGATTGTGACAACTCCTCACCACAAAACAAAGCCCAAATGTCAAGTTAAATGATACacaaaggagatcggcagatttcgtacagcttaaactttgtgttgtttcgtaacagaatttgtaccacttattaaggggactaagtcacttatttttatttgggagtattatttttagaagtccggattaattagaaagtatttgtttatttaaataatattttttggtctatggcttatatttgttgacaactaaagaaaaagaaaatctcatgagacgtcacttttcgtctgacgtctacgcatctgctaatttgctgttgttttggattgtggttttgacagcatcggagcaatttagcgaactaccggggcttctaaaaatggacataacttttacctcccaacttttaaaaatataagaattttaaaataagcttgtctatcatattagctatcaattaaaacaaaaagtaaacctaaacatgacattttataagctgtacgaattcttcatataaacctgccgttcgcctttactGAATATAAAGAGAAAATGTTATTCAAGGCGCTTAAACTTCGGTTTGTTGTGTAAGTAACAGTTTTCattgattaaattttcatttcagtTTGATGGAGTATAACTACTAACGAGAACGTGCTACACCGAGTTTTATTCCCAAGTCTGTTTATAACCACTTGTGTGAGTAATACAGCTTTTTATATTTACCAGTTGCCTTATAAACAATAGGTTTTTCAGCAAGGGttttaaagcaataattttcttttcaaacagATAAGGGGCAAATACCGGCGCCTCGCCAACAACTGTGACGAGATTTACGATGTCGTgacgtttaaatataatttgttttagaaaagtaTGTTAAAcaagattataataaatgtatttttaaattgtttagtcGCGGCCTTTAACTTTCGTTTAAGACCTGTGTCTCCTAATATGTTCTTACTTAGGTCGTAACTTAAATTTTAGCGTTGAATGACTGAATCAGATTACAAccctgaccagcgcaacttggCAGAAATGACATACATGTCGAGGTAAAAATGCAGTTTTATTCATCGTGTTAATTCCTATGTTAATTATAAGGCAATGTGCTAAATGGGAACAGGCTGCGTCGTTACTTGTTACTCTTTAGGAAACTACATCCACACGTGTGATCGGGCCCTAAAACCACGTCCTCAAATAAAACATGTCGTATTAGATAGTTGTCATGTATCAACGAACGGCTCAAAGTCGGTCGTCTAACTGGCACAATATCCGGCGGTTATCACGTGACGCGCCAGCTGCTGCCGAGACCATTACACTGGACCGTTGCCACCGAAAACGTATGCCATATACACATACCACATGTTCTATACTTGCAGTGTGTAAGCTTGTTCCACTGTTCGTACAAATTGGCGCCACAAACTTTTGGGTTGTTCGATTATGAAGCTGGCCAATTCGAATTTTGCAAGTTTTTAAATTGTCAATCTGTTGGCGGTACGTGCGGTGTATgctcaaattatttttctatattttattactatgatAATGTATAGGTAGTGTGTATGTGTCATTGTATGCAAAGCTGTTTAGATACAGGTATCGAATTGGTAATATAATTTACTCGGTATTCACTTCAGTGTAATAGGAATACACTAAAATGAATACTAACTAGAGAGTTAGGTAGTGCAAACactttgttacatttttgttttaaatgcatTGCCGTTGACACATAATAACACCGTGTCTGCTACGGTTCTCCATTTATGGAGCCAAGGTAACAAAATTACACAATTCGAAAAACAACTCGACAACTGTGAAACTGTTTCGTAcagtaacatttatttctaataaacgGGCTGCATATAAGGGATTGTTATGCAAAAATTGAATTCGCGAGTTCACCTGAACAAAGAATGTGTAATACTCATATATCACTTTCCACCTGTCTCGTGGTGTACGTGCTAGTAACGTTTATTTCACTCTACGAACACAAAACCTTTGGATATGATGATTTAGGACAGTTGCAGCGCATTATACCTCGCGAATATTTTGATGTAAGTGCTCACGAGATTATTCTGTTACATTGTCGTGTCTGctggttgttttattttattgaaataagcGGTGCTGTCACTGTGggtataaactaaatatatttaatcgaAAAAAATCCTGCTTATTCTAAAATGTAACGCCATATTTGGTGTTTCATTGGTAATAGGGCATTAAGCCTCGCCGCAACGAGTGTTCCGTTTAGCCAATACACTTTATTTCAATGCACTTGCTGGCCAATGGTGACCACAGATGTGGTTGGAGTTGAAACTTGCTGCATGGCAAAAGTATTACCGAAATTAAGAGAGACAAAGAGAGATATTTAATATTTGGCCGCCATAAATCTTTATTACGGTAAAAGGAGAAGTTTCAACAAAAGAATGttgtgtttaaaatttatatgacaATGAAGTAAAAGTTTACGATTGAGTGCCGCAGTTGCAGTCCCCGTAACCATTATACCGAAGCGAGGcactgttaaagattatttacaGCATTGTTTTACTACTAAGCCAGCTAGGAAGCTTATATTCCGCTATTCGGGTTCAGTTGCTAAACCCTCGCTATTCATATTTCGTCCTCCCGATGCGACCTGTCTCCGCGCTGGATGCActttcattcaaaaataaattgattgatggGTTTTTTCATTCCCGTCTATACGTCGATTGAACGTGGAATTCAGTTCAAAGTAAATATCTGTACTAAATCGTATTTTATCTAAATGGTGGAAAATAGACAATTGTTAGAGCTTTATTTTGGAAGATACAAAGATTAAATTCTTTGTGTAGGTACCTTAACCTCAGATACTTTGTAGCCTTTACTAGCttactggcccgacttcgtccgggtttAGTCAAGTCTATCCCGTTTAATAGTTTCACGGACCTGGAGTCCATTTCCGTGAGTACTTTCGCCTCGATCCCATGATAACCTGGTCCCAGTTTGTTCAAAAGTTAAGCGAGTACTTACATTTCGGTGATGAATTATTACTAATACATATAGATAATATACCAACGTTTGTCAAAGTCTGGACTAAGATCAACACAGTCTAGTCACTCGcgaataaaacgttttaataatAGAAACCTTCTCAGACATGAGCGTGAGATCGATTGCACTATAGGTGATTGCACCTTAGTCTAATCTCAGCTTTCTACCAATCGATCTTACAGGAATAGATGAAGTTCCTTTTAGATTCACTTTACGTGATATCAATTTATAACGCTTAAGCAAATGGAAGATAGATTTTCATTGGATCAAATTACCTTTCCGAGCTTTAAAGAAACTCTGCCATTAAAGTAATAACAATCAATTTCATGTTGTGCTGGTACCGTCTAACAACCGGGCTGGCCCATGGGGTTCCGTGGCTCACGTgtgatttggaaaaaaaaaacaaagttacctatattttatctCGAGTCTATAATAATCAATTCAGTAATTATCGATCCATTAGAATTATATGGATGCGGTATATAACCAACTACAGTCAATTTTATTACCAGTaaggtaaaaaaaaacgattGACATCCCCACTTTGTGTTTTTCTGTCAATTGGTGTGGTAACAACTCCTTTAGGGCGACTACGAAGTAGGTACTCTTTATTACAGCTTGTTCGAGAATTCAGACGGTTATTTTATTGGAGGTACACTTAAGTGTATGTAACATAAAAggggttttaaaataaaaggcaCTTTTTCAATCaatagaataaattatactAGAAATTGTTAAAGAGACAAAACGTTAGTATAAAACaaatcacaaaacaaatataatcgTAATATAACACACAAAATGACAGCGTTTTccaatgtaatttattttatcagtaatctgtaaagaaaagtataaattatagatcaataaattattattatggtaataAATTTTTGGTAAAagaagtaataatttaataaatataatgtatttaaaaaaaagaaaagaaataaaaaagaaaatacctcATTTCAGTCCGTGAATAGCCAAGCACGGGTTCATTGGCTAAATTTCTTCCTGAAAGTACGGAGTTATTTAATACTCTTATACCTATTTCAAATTAAAGGAGTGCCTAGCAACTTTAAACAtgcaagttaattattattttacatctgTAGATTGTGAAAACTGGGCCGGCTCTATTAAAAGGTAAAATGTTGCCGATAGTCTACCATAACACGTCAGCTTTCTTCGAAAGCATAAGCTAGAACGATGGATCCACCATACTTTAAGCAAACAGAcagcataaattaaaaaaaacacgagCTGCTTGTTTTCCTATTGTCTTAGCGGCTAGCCGCAGACAGACTGCCATACACACTCCATTTTTTTCATGGTCGTGCGCGACAACAAAAATCAGACGGCGTTTTGACGAACTTTAAGATTGTACTACGTGTATTAATGccttatattaatatactaactTGTGTTCTTCAGAGATTTGTTCAATGGATTTCGTTTTGTATTCACTCGGAGGGTAAGTGTATAATTCAGGGACgtattgtaaatatttcgtCTTGTAAATATGATGCTGAATGAAGGCATCAAGATCTGTTGGCGTCGGATAAACACTCGCTATATCTGTAAAAAGATGAAGTCTGTCAAACGacattgaaaacttttttaaataagagcAAACACTGTATAGaatatgtacatttaaataacaagaACACAATTGAATTGATTACTAAAAATGTACCAACTTAGTTTATATGCTCTTTCTACGATCTTTTTTGCGATTTCGAAAGATATTTTACGTATGTTACTGAGCGGTGGATATACACGACCAACATCGATATCTTCTGCCGTACACATATCTGCCACagactgaaataataaagttaatttaacaaaaatggtaacattaataaaaaacgaGTCTTCCTCTTTAGTCTTATCCAACGTCTAGCGAATATACCTTAGCCAGATTCGGACAACCTACTTAGAGAGTTTTAAGTTCTGTCTTATAGTAATTCTATGAAAAATTCATTATTCGAATGTCAGCCCTATCTCCGAAACAAGAGATGTAGTCAAACATTTTCACTCTAATACCTACATAGGAACACAACAATAAGTCTAAAAAgcttaaacttttttaatttgaaggTAACACATGGAATCATCTCAGcagtatttttttccttaagAATCTATTTTTACACACATCATTTTTACTTACTCTGGCAGCCGTTAAGAACAAGCTATCAGGTATTTTAGTGACTTCTGCTGCTATTACTCCGAGAGCTATTCCGGGGAACACGTACGAATTGTTGCCTTGTCCCGTGTAATACGTTTTATTGTTGTACTTCACAGGCGGAAAAGGAGATCCTGACGAGTAGACGCAGCGGCCCTGATAAAGTACACACTTTGAAGctgatgaataataaaaatattttcaaatcaaaCTATTTAGATACCAAACATTAGACGGACGGCacaattcttttttataaatgtatcatATTCAGCTACTGGATAGGTTATAAGCCTGTATCGATTAGGAAATCAATAAGCTACATATTGGAGTTTGTTTTGGAAAGTTTCATCGTTTTAAGTTTACTTTATAACATAAGGCCTTTACCTCCGTATTATCATAAGCAGCTTGAGCCGTACATTCCGCCTTATCAGTTGGGTTTGacaaagcaaaaataattgGTCGTTCTGTATTCTTAGCCATTTGTTTCAATATAGCTGGTGTGAACGCACCGCCTTGCGTAGACGCACCTAGAATTAAGAACAATGACACTATAAAATCGTGCTAAAAATACTATAACGAAAAACAATGGGACGAAAGATTTGACTTAAAGAGATTAGACAAaccaaagattttatttatttatttatttttgatacatttgtCCATACTCCACATCCAGTCACTTTCAGTCAGATAGCCAAACAAAACTTATTCGTAAGCCGCGACACTAGGTGCGACTGTTGCCGGCAACAGTCGTCGACAGCGGGATCCTAGGTTTACAATTAGAAATTCATGTTACCGATCAAACAAGTTGGTTTCAAAGTTTCAACAGCTTTCGCAAAGTCCTTCGTCGGCTCCAAGTCTTTTCCAAAATGTTTTGCATGTGCAGGCAATCCGCTTTGCCGTTTAGATGTTAGTAGGCCatcaatatcaaataaatagattttgtctTGAGCGGCCTTCTTATCCAGACCCTCTTCGACCATGGCATCGACTAGCAAGTCTGCGATGCCCACACCAGCCTGAAAAATATAAACGATAATTTGTTTATGTTGTCTGTACGAAATCCTCATTTCTGTAACTACTCTGCTCAAATGAATATGGCAAAGAAATTAATTGTCAACTTACAGAGCCCGCTCCAAGGAAAAGGAATTTGTTTTCAGATACTTTTTTCTTGGTAATTCTAGCAGCACCAAAAACTCCGGCAACTACCACTCCTGCAGTCCCTTGTATGTCGTCGTTAAACGTACAGAATCTCTCTCTGTACCTATTTAACAGGGTTCCCGCGTTTGGTAAAGCAAAATCTTCGAACTGTAAACATTGTTTCATGAAGCAAGCCAtactaaaacatgttttttgcCTGAGAAGGAAAATAAACTCAAACACATATCATCAGTTTCTGCGTAAGCCAGTCGGAGAACTGGACTTAGGAAGTTGAAATTACTCTTTTAAGTTAAATCATGATTTCGGGaaatattcataacttttaactctcgcgttgcatgtttaatgtataatagaatacgggaattaacgcgaacacgcattttaccttcaaatgcctaacttttcggcgcaggttgcactcgccgtggtcccaggctgactcaGCCTAGGACCACGGCGTTGCTGAGTCATTCgggaaatattatgtttaatgatattatgtacatgaaatataggtatgtatgtgaTAAATGAAAGAGTATGACTGTAATTTTACCTGTATGAGCGTGGTTCGCCCGTATCTTTTAACGCAGGCTTGCATGAACTCTTCGACAAATTCGTGATATTCTTCACCACGTACACGTTTGTGCCGTATACCAATGTACAACGGGTCTACTAATAACTCCTGAAACAGAGCTATGTTCGTCAAgcattctttaaaataaataaataaatttaacccattaatgggggggtggggttaggccttgagtccaccacgctggccaagtgcgggttggggacttcgcatgctctcaatgtattaaacaaattttaggcatgcaaggtttcctcacgatgttttccttcaccgttgaagcatgtgataattatttctaatacacacataacttcgaaaagtcattggtgtgttgccgtgggttcgaacctgcgaccacttgcatgggacgtgacaacttataccactcggctatcaccacTCTTTTGATTCTATAAGATATGGGATATTAAATTAAGTCAGAGGAGAACTGCTGTCTGTTAAaaagtgataaataataatacgtttttTATGCTTTGCATTTGTAATTCTCTTCTACTTTGTAATGTCCATACTCGATTAACGCAACGAATAGAGAGAATATTAACGAATAGTAAAAGGCATCCGCACTTAACCAACAACTGGGCAGTATACAAAAGAACTGGTGGCACTAACCTCATTGTCAGTACCAACGTCCAAAACAATAGGTAGACATTGATGCGGCTTGATACCAGCAAGCGCAGTGTAAAGGCTGAGCTTGCCTATCGGGATCCCCATTCCGTACGCGCCCAAGTCTCCCAGACCCAATATTCTTTCTCCATCCGTAACACAAATGGCTCGAACGTCATGAATGGGCCTGAAATCATCAATATTAATCAGAGAAAcctattttcataacttttacaGAGCGTGGGCAATCGCTACACGGTCGTCGTAATATTTGTAGAGTTTGTGTGGATCAACTGAAAATAGGCATAATAACGTGCACTTACCAATTTTTCATGACTGCGTAAACATGTCCTTTGTCAAATATATTAACAAAGAGACCCCTAGGTTTTCTGTATACGAGTCCAAACCTCTGACATGCAAGACCAACTGTCGGTGTGTACAATATTGGAAGGAACTTTTCCACGTCTGTAGCCACCAAACTGAAGAATAGTCTTTCATTCATTTCCTGTAATGTACACATGTAGAtcctataataataacataggtAAACTAAGTCCCTCTCAACTACGTCAAAGAACTTAAGGGTTGGACCCCACCTGATCGCGCAGAACCGCTTTTTCGTGAATGATTTTGCCCACTCTTGGCCGCGCCGCTCACACATCTGCCTTTTGTTCATAATATGCACGCCGCCGCGCAGTGGGCTGAAATCGCAAAATCGGGGCTTAGGAATAGATA
This DNA window, taken from Anticarsia gemmatalis isolate Benzon Research Colony breed Stoneville strain chromosome 11, ilAntGemm2 primary, whole genome shotgun sequence, encodes the following:
- the LOC142976385 gene encoding NADP-dependent malic enzyme-like isoform X4, producing the protein MSCCRCTNTLAFIRLALQSRQNKEQRAQFSASAVYWVLCPNLERGIDYLRDAHLHKGLAFTLQERQVLGLQGLLSGGVKTQEEQVAICKYSFDRFDSPLNKYLYLSELLEMNERLFFSLVATDVEKFLPILYTPTVGLACQRFGLVYRKPRGLFVNIFDKGHVYAVMKNWPIHDVRAICVTDGERILGLGDLGAYGMGIPIGKLSLYTALAGIKPHQCLPIVLDVGTDNEELLVDPLYIGIRHKRVRGEEYHEFVEEFMQACVKRYGRTTLIQFEDFALPNAGTLLNRYRERFCTFNDDIQGTAGVVVAGVFGAARITKKKVSENKFLFLGAGSAGVGIADLLVDAMVEEGLDKKAAQDKIYLFDIDGLLTSKRQSGLPAHAKHFGKDLEPTKDFAKAVETLKPTCLIGASTQGGAFTPAILKQMAKNTERPIIFALSNPTDKAECTAQAAYDNTEGRCVYSSGSPFPPVKYNNKTYYTGQGNNSYVFPGIALGVIAAEVTKIPDSLFLTAARSVADMCTAEDIDVGRVYPPLSNIRKISFEIAKKIVERAYKLNIASVYPTPTDLDAFIQHHIYKTKYLQYVPELYTYPPSEYKTKSIEQISEEHKKKFSQ
- the LOC142976385 gene encoding NADP-dependent malic enzyme-like isoform X6; protein product: MNKRQMCERRGQEWAKSFTKKRFCAIRIYMCTLQEMNERLFFSLVATDVEKFLPILYTPTVGLACQRFGLVYRKPRGLFVNIFDKGHVYAVMKNWPIHDVRAICVTDGERILGLGDLGAYGMGIPIGKLSLYTALAGIKPHQCLPIVLDVGTDNEELLVDPLYIGIRHKRVRGEEYHEFVEEFMQACVKRYGRTTLIQFEDFALPNAGTLLNRYRERFCTFNDDIQGTAGVVVAGVFGAARITKKKVSENKFLFLGAGSAGVGIADLLVDAMVEEGLDKKAAQDKIYLFDIDGLLTSKRQSGLPAHAKHFGKDLEPTKDFAKAVETLKPTCLIGASTQGGAFTPAILKQMAKNTERPIIFALSNPTDKAECTAQAAYDNTEGRCVYSSGSPFPPVKYNNKTYYTGQGNNSYVFPGIALGVIAAEVTKIPDSLFLTAARSVADMCTAEDIDVGRVYPPLSNIRKISFEIAKKIVERAYKLNIASVYPTPTDLDAFIQHHIYKTKYLQYVPELYTYPPSEYKTKSIEQISEEHKKKFSQ
- the LOC142976385 gene encoding NADP-dependent malic enzyme-like isoform X7 codes for the protein MNERLFFSLVATDVEKFLPILYTPTVGLACQRFGLVYRKPRGLFVNIFDKGHVYAVMKNWPIHDVRAICVTDGERILGLGDLGAYGMGIPIGKLSLYTALAGIKPHQCLPIVLDVGTDNEELLVDPLYIGIRHKRVRGEEYHEFVEEFMQACVKRYGRTTLIQFEDFALPNAGTLLNRYRERFCTFNDDIQGTAGVVVAGVFGAARITKKKVSENKFLFLGAGSAGVGIADLLVDAMVEEGLDKKAAQDKIYLFDIDGLLTSKRQSGLPAHAKHFGKDLEPTKDFAKAVETLKPTCLIGASTQGGAFTPAILKQMAKNTERPIIFALSNPTDKAECTAQAAYDNTEGRCVYSSGSPFPPVKYNNKTYYTGQGNNSYVFPGIALGVIAAEVTKIPDSLFLTAARSVADMCTAEDIDVGRVYPPLSNIRKISFEIAKKIVERAYKLNIASVYPTPTDLDAFIQHHIYKTKYLQYVPELYTYPPSEYKTKSIEQISEEHKKKFSQ